A single region of the Acidimicrobiales bacterium genome encodes:
- a CDS encoding aminotransferase class III-fold pyridoxal phosphate-dependent enzyme, translated as MSTHRELAQKHLVPHFTPKAAWQNDALPIIERAEGCYLYDADGVEYLDGLAGLFCVNIGHGRPDLSNAAAKQMNKLAYSTNWGFAHPPAIEAAEMIAGFAPGDLSETFFVSSGSEAVESAIKFARNYHLARGDEARYKVISRNWAYHGTTLGALSVTGIPKFRDPYLPMLWDGTRHVSNTRECTSPVGTPAAELSCVQAIEEMILAEGPETISMVIGEPVQNGGGALVPPNGYWQELRRICDRYGVLLVADEVICSFGRFGHWFASERLDVVPDMITFAKGVTSAYQPLGGVVIRGQLVEELFDSPMGSYVHGSTFGGHPVATAVAVANMTAMRDEGVLQHVLDNEGYFTEQLQAMGGAHRSVREVRGTGYFYAVDLCADSADDRDLSPTQETGLRGGALGGFVREERMTVRPDDRGYTGLTISPPLVADRAIIDDLVARIDRVIDRVDAWLGDND; from the coding sequence ATGAGCACCCATCGAGAACTCGCCCAGAAGCATCTCGTACCCCACTTCACACCGAAGGCGGCATGGCAGAACGATGCCCTGCCCATCATCGAACGAGCTGAGGGCTGCTACCTCTACGACGCCGACGGAGTCGAGTACCTCGATGGCCTAGCCGGTCTGTTCTGCGTGAACATCGGTCACGGTCGGCCCGATCTATCGAACGCGGCGGCCAAGCAGATGAACAAGCTTGCCTACTCCACCAACTGGGGGTTCGCTCACCCGCCAGCCATTGAGGCCGCGGAGATGATCGCCGGCTTTGCCCCTGGGGATCTGAGCGAGACGTTCTTCGTGAGCTCGGGGTCCGAAGCTGTGGAGTCGGCCATCAAGTTCGCCCGCAACTATCACCTGGCCCGGGGAGACGAGGCTCGCTACAAGGTCATCTCTCGTAACTGGGCCTACCACGGCACGACGCTGGGGGCGCTTTCGGTCACCGGTATCCCCAAGTTCCGGGATCCGTATCTGCCGATGCTGTGGGACGGCACCCGCCATGTCTCCAATACCCGTGAGTGCACCTCTCCGGTCGGCACCCCGGCCGCAGAACTGTCCTGTGTGCAGGCCATCGAGGAGATGATTCTGGCCGAGGGCCCCGAGACCATCTCGATGGTTATCGGCGAACCGGTTCAGAACGGTGGTGGTGCCCTGGTGCCGCCCAACGGCTACTGGCAGGAGCTTCGTCGCATCTGCGACCGGTATGGCGTGTTGCTGGTGGCCGATGAGGTCATCTGCTCGTTCGGTCGGTTCGGCCACTGGTTCGCCAGCGAGCGTCTGGACGTGGTGCCCGACATGATCACCTTCGCCAAGGGCGTTACTTCTGCCTACCAGCCGCTCGGCGGGGTGGTCATCCGTGGCCAGCTGGTCGAGGAGCTGTTCGACTCGCCCATGGGTTCGTACGTGCACGGCTCGACGTTCGGTGGGCATCCGGTGGCCACTGCGGTGGCCGTGGCCAACATGACTGCCATGCGTGACGAGGGCGTGTTGCAGCATGTGCTGGACAACGAGGGCTACTTCACCGAGCAGTTGCAGGCGATGGGTGGTGCCCATCGGTCGGTCCGCGAGGTTCGGGGCACCGGCTACTTCTACGCCGTGGACCTTTGCGCTGACTCGGCTGACGACCGCGACCTCAGCCCCACCCAGGAGACCGGCCTGCGGGGCGGGGCGTTGGGCGGCTTCGTCCGCGAAGAGCGGATGACGGTGCGGCCCGATGATCGTGGCTACACCGGCCTGACCATCTCGCCACCGCTGGTCGCAGACCGTGCGATCATCGACGACCTGGTGGCCCGGATCGACCGGGTGATCGACCGGGTCGATGCATGGCTGGGCGACAACGACTAG
- a CDS encoding phosphate acyltransferase yields MSSPGSSNVPAVVSGWYELAATDPARVVLADLGDPRADFAAIQLVDEELVQPVHPIVDRSDGQQAEAIARAEDAGLDVSDPIVAATVLVRSGAADAAVAGATRSTADVLRAGLKVLGVAPGVEMVSSCFLMVLADGRLVAYGDCGVVPDPDVSQLATIASSTADTWTGLAGPVSGGGLPRVAMLSFSTKGSAEHPRVDKVRAATALVADRRPDLTVDGELQFDAAIVPSVAAVKAPGSPVAGAADVFVFPDLDSGNIAYKVTERLGGARAYGPLLQGLDGILHDLSRGCSAADIVDVAVIAGLQARSSGAIGT; encoded by the coding sequence GTGAGTTCCCCGGGGAGTTCAAACGTCCCGGCGGTTGTTTCCGGGTGGTACGAGCTGGCTGCGACAGATCCGGCGCGGGTGGTGCTGGCTGATCTAGGTGACCCCCGAGCCGACTTCGCGGCCATCCAGTTGGTGGACGAAGAGCTTGTGCAGCCCGTCCATCCGATCGTGGACCGTAGCGACGGTCAACAGGCCGAAGCGATCGCCAGGGCCGAGGATGCAGGCCTAGACGTGAGCGACCCGATCGTGGCGGCCACAGTGCTGGTGCGATCCGGAGCAGCTGACGCCGCGGTGGCCGGGGCCACCCGGTCGACGGCCGACGTCCTAAGGGCCGGACTCAAGGTTCTGGGGGTGGCCCCCGGAGTGGAGATGGTTTCGAGCTGCTTCCTGATGGTTCTGGCCGATGGCCGGTTGGTGGCCTACGGAGACTGCGGCGTGGTGCCCGACCCCGATGTGTCCCAGTTGGCCACCATCGCCTCCTCGACGGCCGACACCTGGACCGGGTTGGCCGGTCCAGTCTCCGGGGGCGGTTTACCCCGGGTGGCCATGCTCTCTTTTTCGACGAAGGGCAGTGCCGAACATCCCCGGGTGGACAAGGTGCGGGCCGCCACGGCACTGGTCGCCGACCGGCGGCCCGATCTGACCGTCGACGGAGAGCTGCAGTTCGACGCGGCGATCGTTCCCTCCGTGGCGGCCGTCAAGGCCCCTGGGTCACCGGTGGCCGGCGCGGCGGACGTCTTCGTGTTCCCCGACCTGGACAGCGGCAATATCGCCTACAAGGTCACCGAGCGCCTCGGCGGCGCCCGGGCCTATGGGCCGCTCCTCCAGGGGCTGGACGGGATCCTGCACGATCTGTCGCGGGGCTGTTCGGCGGCTGACATCGTCGACGTGGCGGTCATCGCCGGGCTGCAGGCGCGCTCAAGCGGCGCTATCGGCACCTGA
- a CDS encoding FAD-dependent oxidoreductase, with amino-acid sequence MAKQIPERAQVVIIGGGIVGASIAYHLTELGWTDVVLLERNTLTSGTTWHAAGLVGCLRATQNMTRLAAYSAELYESLERDMGHATGFKKVGSLSVADNPERMEELVRGAGMANTFDVEVEVISADDLCARYPLLNPDGIVGGVWLPGDGQASPVDTTMAMANVAKERGARIFEGVSVEHIRTTDGQAVGVDTDQGPIDAEHVVTAAGMWSHQLGRDVGVNIPLHACEHFYLVTEPIPDLPSGLPVLRDTDNCIYVKEEAGRLMVGAFEPVAKPFGMAGIPTDRPFMQLDEDWDHLAPVYEAACERLPVLENMGIRLFFNGPESFTPDDRYLLGETPELRNHWVATGFNSIGMQSAGGAGKVLAEWMVHGRPPMDLWDVDVRRMQPFQTNRRYLHDRSVEALGLLYAMHWPFRQVETARGVRHSPFHDRLADLGACHGEGGGWERPNWYAPEGVEPTYEYTFGRQNWFEYSADEHRACREGAALFDQTSLAKLLVQGPDACAVLNRISSADVDVEPGTSVYTTWLNDRGGIEADLTVNRLDDHRFLVVTAFSTQIKDADWISRHTPDDARMTVTDVTSAWAVLGVFGPEARNIVAPLTDADLSNKAFPFGTLQEIDLGYARSIAVRRTYMGELGWELYVPTEFALGAFDALWESGEPRGLTPAGYHAMNSLRMEKAYRHWGDDIAEEDTPLHAGLSWGVAFDKPGGFIGLDALMAQRETGVDRRLVQFRLDDPAPLLYHDEPVYRDGVLVSRITSGMYGHTIGGALGMGYVGCEPDTPRAQVIEGTFEVDVNGTRVPATASFRPFYDPDSSRVRL; translated from the coding sequence ATGGCCAAACAGATCCCCGAGCGGGCCCAGGTCGTCATCATCGGTGGTGGCATCGTGGGTGCCAGCATCGCCTACCACCTCACCGAGTTGGGTTGGACCGACGTCGTCCTACTGGAACGCAACACGCTAACCAGCGGCACCACCTGGCACGCCGCTGGCCTCGTGGGCTGCCTTCGGGCCACCCAGAACATGACCCGACTGGCCGCCTACTCCGCCGAGTTGTACGAGTCCCTCGAGCGCGACATGGGACATGCAACCGGCTTCAAGAAGGTCGGATCGCTCAGCGTCGCCGACAACCCGGAACGCATGGAGGAGTTGGTGCGCGGTGCCGGCATGGCCAACACGTTCGACGTTGAGGTGGAAGTCATATCCGCTGACGACCTGTGCGCCCGCTATCCGCTGTTGAACCCCGACGGCATCGTGGGAGGTGTCTGGCTACCCGGCGACGGTCAGGCCTCGCCAGTGGACACCACCATGGCCATGGCCAACGTGGCCAAGGAGAGGGGCGCCCGGATCTTCGAGGGCGTATCCGTCGAACACATCCGCACCACCGATGGCCAGGCGGTCGGCGTCGACACCGACCAGGGACCCATCGACGCCGAGCACGTGGTCACCGCGGCCGGCATGTGGTCCCACCAATTGGGCCGTGACGTGGGAGTCAACATTCCGCTGCACGCCTGTGAGCACTTCTATCTGGTGACCGAACCGATCCCCGATCTGCCCTCTGGCCTGCCGGTGCTGCGCGACACCGACAACTGCATCTACGTCAAGGAAGAGGCCGGTCGGCTCATGGTCGGGGCCTTCGAACCAGTGGCTAAGCCGTTCGGCATGGCCGGCATTCCCACTGACCGTCCGTTCATGCAGCTAGACGAGGACTGGGACCACCTCGCCCCGGTCTATGAGGCGGCCTGTGAACGCCTTCCCGTACTCGAGAACATGGGCATCCGACTGTTCTTCAACGGCCCAGAGTCGTTTACCCCCGACGACCGCTACCTGCTCGGCGAGACCCCTGAACTTCGCAACCACTGGGTGGCCACCGGGTTCAACTCGATAGGGATGCAGTCAGCCGGGGGTGCCGGAAAGGTACTGGCCGAGTGGATGGTCCACGGTCGGCCACCAATGGACCTGTGGGACGTCGACGTCCGACGCATGCAACCCTTCCAGACCAACCGGCGCTATCTCCACGATCGTTCTGTGGAGGCCCTCGGCCTGCTGTACGCCATGCACTGGCCATTCCGCCAGGTCGAGACGGCCCGCGGTGTACGCCACTCGCCGTTCCACGACCGTCTGGCCGACCTCGGTGCCTGCCATGGCGAAGGCGGCGGCTGGGAACGACCCAACTGGTACGCCCCCGAGGGCGTGGAGCCGACCTACGAGTACACATTCGGTCGCCAGAACTGGTTCGAGTACTCGGCCGACGAGCATCGGGCGTGCCGAGAGGGCGCGGCGCTGTTCGACCAGACCTCGCTGGCCAAGCTGCTCGTCCAGGGACCGGACGCCTGCGCCGTGCTGAACCGGATCTCGTCGGCCGACGTGGACGTCGAACCAGGCACGTCGGTGTACACCACATGGCTGAACGACCGGGGCGGCATCGAAGCCGACCTGACCGTCAACCGCCTCGACGACCACCGCTTCCTGGTGGTGACCGCCTTCTCTACCCAGATCAAAGACGCTGACTGGATCTCGCGCCATACCCCCGACGACGCCCGCATGACGGTCACCGACGTGACCTCCGCCTGGGCCGTCCTGGGCGTCTTCGGACCCGAGGCCCGCAACATCGTGGCGCCACTGACCGACGCCGACCTGTCCAACAAAGCCTTCCCGTTCGGCACCCTCCAGGAAATCGACCTCGGCTACGCCCGTTCCATCGCCGTGCGCCGCACCTACATGGGGGAGCTGGGTTGGGAGCTGTACGTACCCACCGAGTTCGCCCTCGGGGCCTTCGACGCACTCTGGGAATCCGGTGAACCACGGGGTCTCACGCCGGCCGGCTACCACGCCATGAACTCACTGCGCATGGAGAAGGCCTACCGCCACTGGGGCGACGACATTGCCGAGGAGGACACCCCCCTCCACGCCGGCCTGTCGTGGGGCGTCGCATTCGACAAGCCGGGTGGCTTCATCGGCCTCGATGCCTTGATGGCCCAGCGCGAAACCGGGGTGGATCGACGCCTCGTGCAGTTCCGCCTCGACGATCCAGCGCCGCTGCTCTACCACGACGA
- a CDS encoding ABC transporter ATP-binding protein, protein MKNLSVEGLGMVYELPKGGSVQALHDVSFDLEAGRLLTLLGPSGCGKTTLLNIIAGFLAPTSGSVTLGGDPIRGPGQERGMVFQQGALFEWQSVAQNVAFGPRMNRKKRSETNELVQDLLATVGLQGFGDKAVYELSGGMQQRVALARCLANDPEIILMDEPLGALDALTREKMQSLILKLWQETGKTIVLVTHSVEEALYLGDRLFVMAPRPGRVEREYELPFAAKGLHVDPREMKASPEFIEKREELLSLIWEMEEQIMGHDGGVS, encoded by the coding sequence GTGAAGAATCTTTCAGTCGAGGGGCTGGGCATGGTCTACGAGTTGCCGAAGGGTGGCTCGGTTCAGGCCTTGCACGACGTCTCGTTCGACCTCGAGGCCGGGCGGTTGCTGACGCTGCTTGGGCCCTCCGGGTGCGGCAAGACGACGTTGCTCAACATCATCGCCGGCTTCCTGGCTCCCACGTCGGGGTCGGTAACCCTCGGTGGCGACCCCATCAGGGGGCCCGGCCAAGAGCGGGGCATGGTCTTCCAGCAGGGCGCCCTGTTTGAGTGGCAGTCGGTGGCTCAGAACGTGGCCTTTGGACCCCGGATGAACCGAAAGAAGCGATCCGAGACCAACGAGTTGGTCCAGGACCTGCTGGCCACGGTGGGTCTGCAGGGCTTCGGCGACAAGGCGGTCTACGAACTCTCCGGTGGCATGCAGCAGCGGGTCGCCCTGGCCCGATGCCTCGCCAACGATCCTGAGATCATCCTCATGGACGAGCCGTTGGGTGCCCTCGATGCCCTCACCAGGGAGAAGATGCAGAGTCTCATCCTGAAGCTCTGGCAGGAGACGGGCAAGACGATCGTTCTGGTCACCCACAGCGTGGAGGAGGCCCTCTACCTGGGTGATCGCCTCTTCGTGATGGCTCCGCGTCCGGGTCGCGTGGAGCGCGAATACGAGTTGCCGTTCGCGGCCAAGGGGCTCCACGTCGATCCCCGTGAGATGAAAGCCTCGCCCGAGTTCATCGAGAAGCGCGAGGAGTTGCTGTCGCTCATCTGGGAGATGGAGGAGCAGATCATGGGCCACGATGGAGGTGTGTCGTGA
- a CDS encoding ABC transporter permease subunit produces the protein MSIPSRLAGHAGAVRKGASGRKTVTFGDASEVKGSPLWSVASLLFVAFIWWWIKSGTEPMINDRTFPSMRQTWDAFVELATDGYRRVSLWDHTWASLWRVLKGLVYGVIVGVPVGFAMGLSNRLRGIFDPIVELLRPVPPLALLPLFIVWFGIGEGSKVNLLFFAAVWIMVIAARAGVLGVRGSKVHAAYSLGANKWQILRYVILPNALPDIFTGMRVALGVCWGTLVAAELTGTTTGLGAMIFAASKFFRMDVVVVSIIVIGVIGVAMDLAMRFLERRLIPWRGKG, from the coding sequence GTGAGCATCCCCAGCAGGCTCGCCGGCCACGCGGGAGCGGTTCGCAAGGGGGCCAGTGGCCGCAAGACCGTGACCTTCGGCGATGCCTCGGAGGTCAAGGGTTCCCCGCTTTGGAGCGTCGCCTCACTGCTGTTCGTGGCCTTCATCTGGTGGTGGATCAAGAGCGGAACCGAACCGATGATCAACGACCGGACGTTCCCATCGATGCGTCAGACGTGGGACGCCTTCGTCGAGTTGGCGACCGACGGTTACCGCCGGGTCAGCCTGTGGGACCACACGTGGGCCAGTCTCTGGCGGGTCCTCAAGGGTCTCGTCTACGGGGTGATCGTGGGTGTGCCCGTCGGTTTCGCCATGGGCCTGTCCAACCGGCTACGGGGCATCTTCGACCCCATCGTCGAGTTGCTGCGTCCTGTGCCACCTCTGGCCCTGCTGCCGCTGTTCATCGTGTGGTTCGGCATCGGCGAGGGTTCCAAGGTCAACCTCTTGTTCTTCGCTGCGGTATGGATCATGGTCATCGCGGCTCGGGCCGGGGTACTCGGCGTGCGGGGCTCGAAGGTCCACGCCGCCTATTCCCTGGGTGCCAACAAGTGGCAGATCCTGCGGTACGTGATTCTCCCCAACGCGCTGCCAGACATATTCACCGGCATGCGGGTCGCCCTCGGTGTGTGCTGGGGAACCCTGGTGGCCGCCGAGTTGACCGGGACGACCACCGGCCTCGGAGCAATGATCTTTGCTGCCTCGAAGTTCTTCCGGATGGATGTCGTAGTCGTGTCGATCATCGTCATCGGGGTCATCGGTGTGGCCATGGACCTGGCCATGCGTTTCCTGGAGCGGCGCCTCATCCCTTGGCGTGGCAAGGGTTGA